A genomic stretch from Desulfonispora thiosulfatigenes DSM 11270 includes:
- a CDS encoding DUF512 domain-containing protein, producing the protein MGYAIISEVLPNSIAEELELEIGDKILEINNQQMNDLIDFQFLWADEEIDLVIQKTSGEEILYQIEKDYDESLGVVFEKAIFDKMRTCKNNCIFCFVAQMAPGMRSSLYDKDDDYRLSVLQGNFVTLTNLKDEDFDRIKRYHLSPLYVSVHTTSPDLRVSLLNNKNAYKIIDQLRDLAEAGIEFHCQIVLCPGINDGEYLERTLTDLKNLWPSVKSIAVVPVGITKFTKNPEKFPFITRDYAQNLVNYIENKQQQFKKELGDSLVFVADELYVKASKMFPSKEVYEEFPQTENGIGIGRIFLDEFMELEKTFPKEVSTKSYVVVTGVSGQFVLTPLIERMSQIKGLDLELKTVENSFFGPRVTVTGLLTGTDLIKNLRGLPKGTNVVISKVMLKQEEDVFLDGLTVEDVQRELNINLMCVDNTASGLINQILS; encoded by the coding sequence ATGGGTTATGCAATAATAAGTGAAGTACTGCCTAATTCAATAGCAGAAGAATTAGAGCTTGAAATAGGAGATAAGATATTAGAAATCAATAATCAACAAATGAATGATTTAATCGATTTCCAATTTTTGTGGGCAGATGAAGAAATAGATTTAGTGATTCAAAAAACAAGCGGAGAAGAAATTCTCTATCAAATAGAAAAAGATTATGATGAAAGTTTAGGGGTTGTCTTTGAAAAAGCAATTTTTGATAAAATGCGTACATGTAAAAATAATTGCATTTTTTGTTTTGTTGCTCAGATGGCTCCGGGAATGAGAAGTTCTCTTTATGACAAAGATGATGATTATCGACTTTCAGTCTTACAAGGTAATTTTGTAACACTAACAAATTTAAAAGACGAAGATTTTGATAGGATTAAAAGGTATCACTTAAGTCCATTATATGTATCTGTACATACAACTAGTCCGGACTTACGAGTTAGTTTATTAAACAATAAAAATGCATATAAAATTATAGACCAATTAAGGGATTTAGCAGAGGCAGGAATAGAATTTCATTGTCAAATTGTTTTATGTCCTGGTATAAATGATGGTGAGTATTTAGAAAGAACGTTAACAGATTTAAAAAACTTATGGCCAAGCGTAAAATCTATTGCAGTAGTTCCAGTGGGGATTACTAAATTCACTAAAAATCCTGAAAAATTTCCTTTTATAACTAGGGATTATGCACAAAACTTAGTTAATTACATTGAAAACAAACAACAACAATTTAAAAAAGAACTTGGAGATTCTTTAGTATTTGTTGCTGATGAACTTTATGTTAAAGCTTCAAAGATGTTTCCATCTAAAGAGGTTTATGAAGAGTTCCCTCAAACAGAAAATGGAATTGGGATAGGAAGAATTTTTTTAGATGAATTTATGGAATTGGAAAAAACATTTCCTAAGGAGGTTTCTACCAAAAGTTATGTTGTTGTAACGGGTGTATCAGGACAATTTGTCTTAACACCTTTAATAGAAAGAATGTCTCAAATAAAGGGGCTAGATTTAGAATTAAAAACTGTTGAAAATAGTTTTTTTGGTCCAAGAGTAACGGTAACAGGTCTTTTAACAGGAACTGATCTTATTAAAAATCTTAGAGGTTTACCAAAAGGAACAAATGTAGTTATCTCAAAAGTTATGCTTAAACAAGAAGAAGATGTCTTTTTAGACGGATTAACCGTAGAAGATGTTCAAAGGGAACTAAATATAAATTTGATGTGTGTAGATAATACAGCTAGCGGTTTAATAAACCAAATATTAAGTTAG
- the plsY gene encoding glycerol-3-phosphate 1-O-acyltransferase PlsY: protein MQWLKIISFGYLLGSIPFGLIIGRLYGKDVRKFGSKNIGFTNVWRVIGLVPALLVLTLDALKGYLSVYYGYQIGGELFAIVGAIASVCGHMFPLYLKFKGGKGVATALGVIIFLSPKVTLFAVIIWLVVTFITRYVSLASILAAIFVPFGMYFLQKPLVYVIFAIIGSISIVFKHSENIKKLINRTENKIGSKISISKGGPL from the coding sequence ATGCAATGGCTTAAGATAATTTCTTTTGGTTATTTACTTGGTTCAATTCCTTTTGGGCTTATAATAGGTAGATTATATGGTAAGGATGTAAGGAAATTTGGAAGTAAAAACATTGGTTTTACTAATGTTTGGCGAGTAATTGGGCTTGTTCCTGCATTGCTTGTATTAACTTTAGATGCACTCAAGGGATATTTATCCGTATATTATGGTTATCAAATAGGTGGTGAATTATTTGCTATTGTAGGGGCAATAGCGAGTGTTTGTGGACATATGTTTCCTCTTTATCTTAAATTTAAAGGTGGTAAAGGTGTAGCTACCGCTTTAGGAGTAATAATTTTTTTATCTCCTAAGGTAACACTTTTTGCAGTTATTATTTGGTTAGTTGTAACATTTATAACTAGGTATGTTTCACTTGCATCAATTTTAGCTGCAATATTTGTGCCTTTTGGCATGTATTTTTTACAAAAACCATTAGTTTATGTAATATTTGCAATCATTGGATCAATTTCTATTGTATTTAAGCATTCTGAAAATATAAAAAAACTAATTAATAGGACAGAAAATAAAATAGGTTCTAAAATTTCTATTTCGAAAGGAGGACCATTATGA
- a CDS encoding DUF3189 family protein, with protein MNIIYLCPSGNYASLVAANIHLNKLKNNATIKEVEQLPYYLDINSTKGQFYFIGLDNKKRSVYTLAIETHPSIITKTAEDLMKISQKNDKEIKLVDVSPFTPKYIKLRKSPFFKKILTKHISKMLLEIDRLVQNNT; from the coding sequence ATGAACATAATTTATTTGTGCCCATCAGGTAATTATGCCTCGTTAGTAGCTGCAAATATTCATTTAAATAAACTAAAAAATAACGCTACTATTAAAGAAGTAGAACAATTACCTTATTATTTAGATATAAATAGTACAAAGGGGCAATTTTATTTTATTGGTCTGGATAATAAAAAAAGATCAGTCTATACTTTAGCTATCGAAACACATCCTTCTATAATAACAAAAACAGCAGAAGACTTAATGAAAATTAGTCAAAAAAATGATAAGGAAATAAAGTTAGTTGATGTTTCCCCGTTTACACCTAAATATATTAAGCTAAGAAAATCGCCATTCTTTAAAAAGATATTGACTAAACATATTTCAAAGATGTTACTGGAGATTGATCGTCTAGTACAAAATAATACATGA
- the fni gene encoding type 2 isopentenyl-diphosphate Delta-isomerase codes for MDIRQQRKWDHLKLSLQADKGPLKTGFDDIYLIHQALANTNFNDVNCSIEIFKKKIDFPLIINAMTGGADGLDIINKKLANIARTCNVVLAVGSQTSGVLDRRTRHTYEVVRKTNPDGLILANVSALVDVKIALEAIEMIEANAIQLHLNVAQELAMDEGDREFEKLEENILKIKEKSNVPIIIKEVGFGLSKETIQKLTQYNINYFDIGGAGGTNFASIEVKRSKNPKDDIINWGIPTAISLVEALSVSKNINLFASGGIRSTLDMVKSLTLGAKGVGIAEPILKDVYINREKEVIVFLQEMKKQLKKLMILCGAKNIPELQNIPALITGFSKEWLELRGISVDEYARRNQGF; via the coding sequence ATGGATATTAGACAACAACGAAAATGGGATCATTTAAAATTATCGTTACAAGCTGATAAAGGTCCTTTGAAAACGGGATTTGATGATATATATCTTATACATCAAGCACTCGCAAATACTAATTTTAATGATGTTAATTGTAGTATAGAAATATTTAAAAAGAAAATTGATTTTCCTTTGATTATTAATGCCATGACTGGTGGAGCTGATGGATTAGATATAATTAATAAAAAATTAGCTAATATAGCAAGAACATGTAATGTTGTATTAGCGGTTGGATCACAAACTTCAGGTGTTTTAGATAGAAGGACTCGTCATACATATGAAGTTGTGCGCAAAACAAATCCAGATGGTCTAATTCTCGCTAATGTTAGCGCCTTAGTAGATGTAAAGATAGCTCTAGAAGCAATAGAAATGATTGAGGCTAACGCAATTCAACTTCATTTAAATGTTGCACAGGAACTTGCTATGGATGAAGGCGACCGTGAATTTGAAAAGCTAGAAGAAAATATATTAAAGATTAAAGAAAAATCCAATGTTCCTATTATCATTAAAGAAGTAGGTTTTGGTTTATCTAAAGAAACTATTCAAAAATTAACCCAATACAATATTAACTATTTTGATATCGGGGGTGCTGGTGGTACCAACTTTGCCTCTATTGAAGTTAAAAGAAGTAAAAATCCTAAAGATGATATAATTAATTGGGGAATACCTACTGCTATATCTTTGGTAGAAGCATTAAGCGTTTCTAAAAATATAAACCTTTTTGCATCTGGAGGCATTAGGTCTACTTTAGATATGGTAAAATCGTTAACTTTGGGGGCTAAGGGAGTTGGGATAGCTGAACCTATTTTAAAAGATGTTTATATAAACAGAGAAAAAGAAGTAATTGTATTTTTACAAGAAATGAAAAAACAATTGAAGAAGTTAATGATACTTTGTGGTGCTAAAAACATCCCAGAATTACAAAACATTCCTGCATTAATAACTGGATTTTCAAAGGAATGGTTAGAATTAAGGGGCATTTCAGTAGATGAATATGCAAGGAGAAATCAGGGGTTCTAG
- the der gene encoding ribosome biogenesis GTPase Der, which translates to MLKPLVAIVGRPNVGKSTLFNRLTGGRIAIVEDTPGVTRDRLYRDAEWENRIFTVIDTGGIETGKNDKMIERIKIQAQIAIEEADVILFVIDGRTGITVEDQEISLMLRKTKKNVILVVNKIEDYSDPTTMYEFYSLGLGEPNYISAAHGMNTGDLLDNVVEKLPKNDEEIIDPDIIMLAVAGRPNVGKSSLVNTILGKERVIVSDVAGTTRDAIDTKFMRNSQEYVIIDTAGMRRRGKIYDNTERYSVIRSLRAIDRSDVVLLVMDAKDGITEQDKKVIGYAHEQGKGCILVINKWDLIEKDDKTLHNFEKKVRKELLFLQYAPIIFVSAVTKQRTDKILEIVDYVAEQQSNRVSTSALNQVITEATQLNPPPSDKGKRLKILYTTQVGIKPPTFILFVNEPEIMHFSYKRYLENKIRDSFGFEGTPIRLVARKKSE; encoded by the coding sequence ATATTGAAACCCTTAGTGGCAATAGTAGGACGACCTAATGTCGGTAAATCTACTTTGTTTAATAGGTTAACAGGGGGAAGAATAGCTATTGTTGAAGATACCCCTGGTGTAACCAGAGATAGATTATATAGAGATGCTGAGTGGGAAAATAGAATATTTACAGTAATTGATACAGGTGGAATAGAAACTGGAAAAAATGATAAAATGATAGAAAGAATAAAAATTCAAGCACAAATAGCAATTGAAGAAGCAGATGTTATTTTATTTGTTATCGATGGAAGAACAGGCATTACAGTTGAAGACCAAGAAATTTCACTGATGCTAAGAAAGACTAAAAAAAATGTTATTTTAGTAGTAAACAAAATTGAAGATTATTCTGATCCAACAACGATGTATGAGTTTTATTCTTTAGGATTAGGAGAACCTAATTATATTTCAGCTGCTCATGGCATGAATACAGGTGATTTACTAGATAATGTAGTAGAGAAATTACCTAAAAATGATGAAGAAATAATTGACCCTGATATAATAATGTTGGCAGTTGCAGGTAGACCAAATGTTGGGAAATCATCATTGGTTAATACTATACTTGGTAAAGAAAGAGTTATCGTTAGCGATGTTGCAGGTACAACAAGAGATGCAATAGACACTAAATTTATGCGTAATTCTCAAGAATATGTGATTATTGATACAGCAGGAATGAGACGCAGGGGAAAAATATACGATAATACTGAAAGGTATAGTGTTATTAGATCTTTACGAGCAATAGATAGATCAGATGTTGTGCTACTTGTTATGGACGCAAAAGATGGCATAACTGAACAAGACAAAAAGGTTATTGGCTATGCTCATGAACAAGGAAAAGGATGTATTTTAGTTATTAACAAATGGGACCTAATTGAAAAAGATGATAAAACCTTACATAATTTTGAAAAGAAAGTTCGTAAGGAATTATTATTTTTACAGTATGCTCCAATTATATTTGTTTCTGCAGTTACAAAACAAAGGACTGACAAAATTCTTGAAATAGTAGATTATGTAGCAGAACAACAAAGTAATAGAGTAAGTACAAGTGCATTAAACCAGGTAATCACAGAAGCTACTCAATTAAATCCTCCGCCTTCAGATAAAGGGAAACGTTTAAAAATTCTTTATACAACGCAAGTAGGTATTAAACCACCGACATTTATACTTTTTGTTAATGAACCTGAAATAATGCATTTCTCCTATAAAAGATATTTAGAAAATAAAATAAGGGACTCTTTTGGTTTTGAAGGAACCCCTATAAGATTAGTTGCTAGAAAAAAGTCTGAGTAA
- a CDS encoding DUF3189 family protein gives MYIIYHCFGGSHSSVTSASIHVGILKENKIPTANELLALPYYDNQINEDHGYLRFMGHDEFGNQVYITGKQNLGESYEKIIRSLASILNIPNEEIIFIDPMPYVNFLMVIGGYLSRKLGLIAIGRPIVILGTQISFYKFSHLVNIIKYKYGR, from the coding sequence TTGTATATTATATATCATTGCTTTGGAGGTTCTCACTCATCTGTAACTTCTGCAAGTATCCATGTAGGTATATTAAAAGAGAATAAAATTCCTACTGCAAATGAACTTCTCGCATTACCTTATTATGACAATCAAATCAATGAAGATCATGGATATCTTAGATTTATGGGTCATGATGAGTTTGGTAATCAAGTATATATTACTGGTAAGCAAAATTTAGGTGAAAGCTATGAAAAAATAATTAGAAGTTTAGCTAGTATTTTAAATATCCCAAATGAGGAAATTATATTTATTGATCCAATGCCTTATGTTAATTTTTTAATGGTTATAGGTGGATATTTATCGAGAAAACTAGGTTTGATAGCTATTGGAAGACCGATTGTTATATTAGGAACCCAAATATCATTTTACAAATTTTCTCATCTAGTGAATATTATTAAATATAAGTATGGTAGGTAA
- a CDS encoding capping complex subunit for YIEGIA encodes MEVALTEQILAIITLDKDKVNGNVPTFFVNDENEAEHTSLLLSKVLKGMVHDLENGVFIIVKH; translated from the coding sequence TTGGAAGTAGCATTAACAGAACAAATTTTAGCTATTATTACCCTTGATAAAGATAAAGTAAATGGTAATGTACCCACATTTTTTGTTAATGATGAAAATGAAGCAGAGCATACGAGTTTGCTCTTAAGTAAAGTTTTAAAAGGTATGGTACATGATTTAGAAAATGGTGTATTTATTATTGTAAAGCACTAG
- a CDS encoding YIEGIA family protein — MDRVNEAITLGIFIGFLARVILLRSDYRNYPSYPHEYVTHLSLGLIAATLAAMAIPALLQREYTAVTFLVLAAQQFRDIRNMERQTLAKLEETLLVRRGSDYIEGIAKVFESRNYLVMLSSLFTTGCAIKFGLVGGTMAGIISLLIARMLMKGTYIEDIAEISPAKVSFKNSILMVDDIVIMNVGLKSSKDKIMQDAIGVTIHPKDDNARLTLNNIGQRQAILHNVSTLLGSKVEIGEPDFTPSIRKDIDTGKLGLFVVPNEKDLECLISAIYKTPVLESSKQKPLSNEIGRKASD; from the coding sequence ATGGACAGAGTAAATGAAGCTATTACGCTTGGAATATTTATTGGATTTCTTGCTAGAGTAATTCTTTTAAGGTCTGATTATAGAAATTATCCTTCATATCCCCATGAGTATGTTACTCATTTATCCTTAGGTCTTATTGCTGCAACCTTAGCTGCAATGGCAATTCCGGCTTTATTACAACGTGAATATACTGCTGTTACTTTTTTAGTATTAGCTGCTCAGCAATTTAGAGATATTCGTAATATGGAAAGGCAAACCCTTGCTAAACTTGAAGAAACTCTACTGGTGCGGAGAGGAAGCGATTACATAGAAGGTATTGCTAAGGTGTTTGAATCTAGAAATTATTTAGTTATGCTTTCTTCGTTATTTACAACAGGATGTGCAATTAAGTTTGGTTTAGTAGGGGGAACAATGGCAGGGATTATTTCATTATTAATAGCGAGAATGCTTATGAAAGGCACATATATTGAGGATATAGCTGAAATTAGTCCTGCAAAGGTAAGTTTTAAAAACTCCATATTAATGGTAGATGACATTGTAATTATGAATGTAGGTTTAAAGTCATCAAAAGATAAAATTATGCAAGATGCAATAGGCGTAACTATTCATCCTAAGGATGATAATGCAAGACTAACATTAAATAATATCGGGCAAAGACAAGCAATTTTGCATAATGTTTCTACTTTGCTAGGTAGTAAAGTAGAAATAGGAGAGCCGGATTTTACGCCTTCTATTAGAAAAGATATTGATACAGGGAAGCTTGGTTTGTTTGTTGTCCCAAATGAAAAAGATTTAGAATGTCTAATTAGTGCTATTTACAAAACACCGGTATTAGAGAGTTCTAAACAAAAACCTCTTTCAAATGAAATAGGGAGAAAAGCCTCCGATTAA
- a CDS encoding NAD(P)H-dependent glycerol-3-phosphate dehydrogenase — MNKVAVLGSGSWGTALAITLAKKGYDTNIWARRSSLAQELNENKENKQYLPGVVIPNNIYSSADLEKVIHKAKYIVMSIPTHGIREVALQLKNIIKPDSILINTSKGIEPGTLMLQHEVIEEEIPEMYERIALLSGPSHAEEVGKELPTAVVVASRISEVATEIQDLFISPKFRVYTNLDVIGVEVGGALKNVIALATGIADGLGFGDNTKAAIITRGLTEIARIGKKMGANDLTFAGLTGIGDLVVTCNSMHSRNRRAGIAIGQGKKLDTILAEMGMVVEGVRTCKATMELSKKYDVELPISKEVYNVLFEGVTPEKAVVNLMTRLKTHEVESVF; from the coding sequence ATGAATAAAGTAGCTGTTTTAGGTTCAGGTAGCTGGGGAACAGCATTAGCTATTACCCTCGCTAAAAAAGGATATGATACCAATATTTGGGCTAGGAGGTCTTCCCTAGCACAGGAGCTAAATGAAAACAAAGAAAACAAGCAATATTTACCAGGTGTCGTGATTCCTAATAATATCTACAGTTCAGCTGATTTAGAAAAGGTTATTCATAAGGCAAAGTATATAGTTATGTCTATACCTACCCACGGGATTAGAGAAGTAGCCTTACAATTAAAAAATATAATTAAACCTGATTCCATTTTAATTAATACTTCTAAAGGTATAGAGCCAGGCACTTTAATGCTACAACATGAGGTAATTGAAGAAGAAATTCCTGAGATGTATGAAAGAATTGCCCTACTATCAGGACCTAGTCATGCTGAAGAAGTAGGTAAAGAGTTACCTACTGCTGTTGTAGTTGCTTCAAGAATAAGTGAGGTAGCTACTGAAATTCAAGATTTATTCATTTCACCAAAGTTTAGAGTATATACTAATTTAGATGTTATTGGAGTAGAAGTAGGAGGAGCTTTAAAAAATGTAATTGCTTTAGCTACAGGGATAGCAGATGGATTAGGCTTTGGAGATAATACAAAGGCAGCAATAATAACAAGAGGTTTAACGGAAATAGCACGTATTGGTAAAAAAATGGGTGCAAATGATCTTACTTTTGCTGGTTTAACTGGTATAGGAGATTTAGTTGTTACTTGTAATAGTATGCATAGCCGTAATCGTAGAGCAGGAATAGCTATAGGTCAAGGTAAAAAGTTAGATACAATATTAGCCGAAATGGGTATGGTAGTTGAAGGAGTTAGAACCTGTAAAGCTACTATGGAATTAAGTAAGAAATATGATGTAGAGTTACCTATTTCAAAGGAAGTATATAATGTATTATTTGAAGGTGTCACGCCAGAAAAAGCGGTAGTTAATTTAATGACAAGATTAAAAACGCATGAAGTTGAATCAGTATTTTAA
- a CDS encoding bifunctional 4-hydroxy-3-methylbut-2-enyl diphosphate reductase/30S ribosomal protein S1, giving the protein MKIFKAQHAGFCFGVKNAVEMAEKNLPNYDNNIASWGPLIHNPPEVNRLTNLGIIPRENLDDINEKAILIRAHGVSPVIFKDLSIHNVDIIDCTCPFVSKVQNIAHDYGKKGYTILILGNKSHPEVIGILGWSNDKGIVFADLEELKKYDFKDQKLCLVSQTTQNIDLFIKVEDYLKNKYKEVIVFNTICSATRKRQEAAIQLANQVDLMIVVGGLNSANTQKLAQLCNETGCITKLIENADSLQSKWLCGIKNVGLTAGASTPDWIIKEVIKKMEEIKNENLGSKVDGGDNMEMKDLAESMDNLKGLEYGSILTGTIVKINNDEVLVDIGGKSEGIIPVSELSYAKVEDPNKYVNVGDQIKLFVIKEENNDGNVVLSKRRADQLVAIEVLQKSFDTSEIIEAEVLEVVKGGLLVDVGMRGFLPASLIDVAYVEDLNQYIGQKLRMKVIEFDQEAKKAVLSRKVVIEEELEEVAKKTWEELSEGQIKKGIVRRITNFGAFIDIGGVDGLLHVSEMGLGRVENPSAVVSEKDEIEVYVLSVDKDKKKVSLSLKKLLPNPWENAASKYSEGTIVKGKVVRTASFGAFVEVEPGIDGLVHISQMSWDRIDKPEDAVKVGQEVEAKVLEFDQENKRMSLSIKDVLDKPEIKKPEATKKEVVKQVEIEEVPSGCTIGDAIGNILKELK; this is encoded by the coding sequence TTGAAAATATTTAAAGCTCAGCATGCAGGTTTTTGTTTTGGAGTTAAAAATGCAGTAGAAATGGCCGAAAAAAACTTGCCTAATTATGATAATAATATAGCTAGTTGGGGACCTTTAATACATAATCCACCTGAAGTTAATAGATTAACTAATTTAGGAATTATACCAAGAGAAAACTTAGATGATATAAATGAAAAGGCTATTTTAATTAGAGCTCATGGAGTATCTCCAGTAATTTTCAAAGACTTGAGTATACATAATGTAGATATAATTGACTGTACTTGTCCATTTGTATCAAAAGTACAAAATATTGCACATGATTATGGAAAAAAAGGCTACACTATTCTTATATTAGGGAATAAAAGTCATCCAGAGGTAATTGGTATTTTAGGATGGAGTAATGATAAAGGAATTGTATTTGCTGATTTAGAAGAACTAAAGAAATATGATTTTAAAGATCAAAAACTTTGTTTAGTTTCTCAAACTACTCAAAATATTGATTTGTTTATTAAGGTAGAGGATTACCTTAAAAATAAATATAAAGAAGTCATAGTATTTAACACCATATGCTCGGCAACCAGAAAACGTCAGGAAGCTGCTATACAGTTGGCTAATCAAGTAGACTTAATGATTGTTGTGGGTGGGTTAAATAGCGCTAACACACAAAAGTTAGCACAATTATGTAATGAAACTGGATGCATAACAAAGCTTATAGAAAATGCTGATAGTTTGCAGTCTAAATGGCTTTGTGGTATAAAAAATGTAGGATTAACGGCAGGTGCATCCACACCAGATTGGATTATTAAGGAGGTTATTAAAAAAATGGAAGAAATAAAAAATGAAAATTTAGGATCTAAAGTAGATGGCGGTGATAATATGGAAATGAAAGATTTAGCTGAAAGTATGGATAATTTAAAAGGTTTGGAGTATGGAAGTATTTTAACTGGAACTATCGTTAAAATAAACAATGACGAAGTATTAGTTGATATAGGTGGTAAGTCAGAAGGAATTATACCTGTTAGTGAATTATCATATGCAAAGGTAGAAGACCCTAATAAATATGTAAATGTTGGAGATCAAATAAAGCTATTTGTTATAAAAGAAGAAAATAATGATGGTAATGTTGTTTTATCAAAACGTAGAGCAGACCAATTAGTTGCAATAGAAGTATTACAAAAATCTTTTGATACTAGTGAAATTATCGAAGCTGAAGTACTTGAAGTTGTTAAAGGTGGACTTTTAGTTGATGTTGGCATGAGAGGATTTTTACCAGCTTCATTAATTGATGTTGCTTATGTTGAAGATTTAAATCAATATATTGGACAAAAATTACGTATGAAGGTTATTGAATTTGATCAAGAAGCTAAAAAAGCTGTTTTATCCCGTAAAGTAGTTATAGAAGAAGAATTAGAAGAGGTTGCTAAAAAGACATGGGAAGAGCTTTCGGAAGGTCAAATTAAAAAAGGAATAGTTAGAAGAATTACTAATTTTGGAGCATTTATAGATATAGGTGGAGTTGATGGTTTACTTCACGTTTCTGAAATGGGATTAGGAAGAGTTGAAAATCCTAGTGCAGTAGTTTCCGAAAAGGATGAAATAGAGGTATATGTTTTATCAGTAGATAAGGATAAGAAAAAGGTTTCTTTATCACTTAAAAAGTTATTACCAAATCCATGGGAAAATGCAGCATCTAAATATTCTGAAGGAACTATCGTTAAAGGTAAGGTTGTAAGAACTGCTTCTTTTGGTGCTTTTGTAGAGGTTGAGCCTGGAATTGACGGTTTAGTACATATTTCTCAAATGTCTTGGGATAGAATCGATAAACCAGAGGACGCAGTTAAAGTTGGTCAAGAAGTAGAAGCAAAGGTATTAGAATTTGATCAAGAAAATAAAAGAATGAGCCTTAGTATAAAAGATGTATTAGATAAACCTGAAATTAAAAAACCTGAAGCTACTAAAAAAGAAGTTGTAAAACAAGTAGAAATAGAAGAAGTACCATCTGGATGTACTATAGGTGATGCGATAGGAAATATATTAAAAGAATTAAAATAA